One window of Paludibacter propionicigenes WB4 genomic DNA carries:
- a CDS encoding cupin domain-containing protein gives MENKAFPTAEKFSMTDKVAYAEGSVVSKIIIRNERGNVTLFAFDKGEFLSEHTAPFDAIVQVLDGKGEVVIDGKTFELAVGESIIMPANVRHAVVAVEQFKMLLTMIK, from the coding sequence ATGGAAAATAAAGCATTCCCTACAGCTGAAAAATTCAGCATGACAGATAAAGTGGCTTATGCCGAAGGTTCGGTGGTAAGCAAAATCATAATAAGAAACGAACGTGGAAACGTGACTCTGTTTGCCTTTGACAAAGGCGAATTTCTGAGTGAACATACCGCACCATTCGACGCCATTGTACAGGTTCTGGATGGTAAAGGCGAGGTAGTTATTGATGGAAAAACATTCGAGCTAGCCGTGGGCGAAAGTATTATTATGCCAGCCAACGTTCGGCATGCAGTGGTAGCTGTTGAGCAGTTTAAGATGTTGCTGACCATGATAAAATAA
- a CDS encoding YncE family protein, whose protein sequence is MKTTKIITALLLAVLCTPTFTSCSSKDEVEKVSSPSSPRSLTAANGKVYIVQFDGHVTQLDTTNLSLGQTITVGANPDASVIAGNKLYVANTGGMAAVMDSTISVIDLSTFKETKKIKVNLNPAGIKADSYGDVYVVSNGDYKNIPGKFQRIEAGTDKVTDINVKAKNFDIVGDNAYISNFEYDANWAAANKTIAIYDVKNEKLVSANIISTEIAKTPYCIDVNPVTKDIYLGVTDYTNNGKMYSFKEDGTYNFEFTTGINPSKTIFSKDNKSLIVLNEGKYEANNAGLSFFDLTTKTSTDNYFLAKNNRALGDTGQDMIRYGSKIYIAVYKSSIIEVINAVTGISIKTIPMVTLTDKVAK, encoded by the coding sequence ATGAAAACAACAAAAATTATTACAGCTTTATTATTAGCAGTTCTTTGTACTCCAACATTTACTTCTTGTAGCTCAAAGGATGAAGTTGAAAAAGTTAGTTCTCCCAGCTCGCCAAGATCATTAACGGCAGCAAACGGTAAAGTATATATAGTACAATTTGATGGTCATGTAACACAATTAGATACGACAAACTTATCATTAGGGCAAACAATCACTGTGGGAGCCAATCCTGACGCCAGCGTTATCGCAGGCAACAAATTATATGTTGCAAACACCGGTGGAATGGCTGCAGTAATGGATAGTACAATTTCGGTTATTGATCTTTCTACTTTTAAAGAAACTAAGAAAATTAAAGTCAACCTTAACCCGGCAGGTATCAAAGCAGACAGCTATGGTGACGTATACGTTGTTTCAAATGGTGATTATAAAAACATCCCCGGAAAATTCCAACGTATAGAAGCAGGTACAGATAAAGTTACAGATATCAATGTCAAAGCCAAAAATTTTGATATAGTAGGCGATAATGCTTATATTTCGAACTTCGAATATGATGCAAATTGGGCTGCAGCAAACAAAACTATTGCAATATACGATGTCAAGAATGAAAAGCTAGTTAGTGCCAATATAATTTCTACCGAAATAGCAAAAACTCCTTATTGTATCGACGTTAATCCGGTAACCAAAGATATCTATTTAGGAGTTACTGATTATACAAACAATGGTAAGATGTACAGCTTCAAAGAAGATGGAACTTATAATTTTGAATTTACGACTGGTATAAATCCATCTAAAACAATATTTTCTAAAGATAACAAAAGTCTCATTGTATTAAACGAAGGAAAATATGAAGCTAACAATGCAGGCTTAAGTTTCTTCGACCTTACAACTAAAACAAGCACAGATAATTATTTTCTTGCAAAAAATAATCGTGCATTAGGAGATACCGGACAAGATATGATCAGATATGGTTCTAAAATCTATATTGCCGTATATAAATCAAGCATCATTGAGGTTATTAATGCAGTTACAGGAATTTCTATTAAAACAATTCCAATGGTAACTTTAACCGATAAAGTCGCGAAATAA
- a CDS encoding Crp/Fnr family transcriptional regulator: MSKIDLSACPVCSKIKIENEEAFLEDLKYSIKAHPKNELIIRQGDVCDALYMLMVGSVKTEMITDNGNVLGIEIIKAPRPLAPAFLFSDNNHFPVDVTSLEEVEIMKIPKAEILRLMTTNLDFMSSFMTHNANRTQFLTNRLQLLSIKTIKGKIAHFLLENSPGEGKPFEINRNQTELADFFGVARPSLARSISEMVQEGIIEVNKKKYTILHSKALRELLV; encoded by the coding sequence ATGAGCAAAATAGATCTATCAGCCTGCCCGGTGTGTAGTAAGATTAAAATTGAGAATGAAGAGGCTTTTCTGGAAGACTTAAAATACAGCATTAAAGCACATCCTAAAAATGAATTGATTATCAGGCAAGGAGATGTATGCGATGCCTTGTACATGCTTATGGTAGGCTCCGTAAAAACAGAAATGATTACCGATAATGGAAATGTACTTGGCATTGAAATAATCAAAGCTCCACGCCCGTTGGCTCCGGCTTTTCTTTTCTCTGATAACAACCATTTTCCGGTCGATGTAACGTCGCTGGAAGAAGTAGAGATCATGAAGATACCAAAAGCGGAAATCTTGCGACTAATGACTACCAATTTGGATTTCATGTCGAGCTTTATGACTCATAATGCTAATCGCACGCAATTTCTGACCAATCGTCTGCAACTGCTTTCTATAAAAACCATAAAAGGAAAAATTGCCCATTTTTTACTCGAAAACTCTCCGGGTGAAGGAAAACCGTTTGAAATCAACCGTAATCAGACTGAGTTAGCCGATTTCTTCGGAGTAGCCAGACCATCGTTGGCCAGAAGTATTTCTGAAATGGTGCAGGAAGGTATCATCGAAGTCAACAAGAAAAAATATACCATACTCCATTCGAAAGCGTTACGCGAATTGCTGGTGTGA
- a CDS encoding ATP-binding protein, which produces MKRTIIKIDEDLCNGCEACVSGCHEGALQMIDGKARMVSELFCDGLGACIGDCPVGAITLEEREAEAYDEIATIERMIPKGEKTIIAHLKHLKDHGEIEYLKQGVSYLRANSVQIDFAQVHNHSGAGCASKPASAVQHSHGGGCPGSREMSFAPAAPQAFKMASADVQSPSQLRQWPVQLHLLNPEAGYFRGADVVLAADCVAYSFADFHNRFLTGKILAIACPKLDSNQEMYVEKLKNMIVYSTINTLTVVIMEVPCCGGLFRLAQKAVAESGCKIPVKLVVIGTRGDVLKEEWV; this is translated from the coding sequence ATGAAACGAACAATTATAAAAATAGACGAAGATCTTTGCAATGGATGCGAAGCTTGTGTAAGTGGTTGCCATGAAGGTGCACTTCAGATGATAGATGGTAAAGCCCGTATGGTTAGCGAATTGTTTTGCGACGGCTTGGGGGCTTGTATCGGTGATTGTCCGGTAGGAGCTATCACGCTTGAAGAACGTGAAGCCGAAGCTTATGACGAAATTGCTACCATTGAGCGCATGATTCCGAAGGGCGAGAAAACCATCATTGCTCACCTGAAACATCTGAAAGATCACGGCGAAATAGAATATTTAAAACAAGGCGTGAGCTACCTGAGAGCCAATAGTGTTCAAATTGATTTTGCACAGGTGCATAACCATAGTGGAGCTGGTTGTGCTTCGAAACCTGCATCGGCAGTGCAACACAGTCATGGTGGTGGCTGCCCGGGAAGTCGTGAGATGTCATTTGCTCCGGCTGCTCCACAGGCTTTTAAGATGGCTTCAGCTGATGTACAGTCGCCGTCTCAACTACGCCAATGGCCGGTACAACTTCATTTGCTGAACCCGGAAGCAGGATACTTTAGAGGCGCAGACGTAGTGTTGGCGGCAGATTGCGTGGCCTATAGCTTTGCCGATTTTCATAATCGCTTTCTGACGGGTAAAATACTAGCCATTGCTTGTCCCAAACTCGACTCAAATCAGGAGATGTACGTCGAGAAACTGAAAAACATGATTGTCTATTCCACAATCAATACGTTGACAGTTGTAATTATGGAAGTTCCCTGCTGTGGAGGACTGTTCCGACTGGCACAAAAAGCCGTTGCCGAATCGGGTTGCAAGATTCCTGTCAAATTGGTTGTTATAGGAACCAGAGGCGATGTGCTGAAAGAAGAGTGGGTGTGA
- a CDS encoding glycoside hydrolase family 125 protein has translation MNHRINRLLVSILFALTVISPFASLVTAQNFPKVRVDADKRNFVSPAIERKITQIQSVIKDPELAWMFGNCFPNTLDRTVTFTQKNGKPNTFVITGDIYAMWLRDCSAQVWPYMPYMKEDPSLQQLIAGVINRQAESVLIDPYANAFNMNKEGGMWMSDNTQMRPELHERKWEVDGLCYVIRLGYRYWKLTGDTSSFDSRWLDAMKLIVKTFKEQQRKTNQGPYSFMRRTERAIDTQFGNGFGNPVRPTGMICSAFRPSDDATIYGYLVPSNCFAVVSLRQLSEMVKSIKQDKAFANECTALAAEVDAAIKKYAIVNHPKYGKIYAFEVDGYGNYLMMDDANVPSLLSLPYLGYTSINDPVYKNTRKFVWSNDNPYFYKGKAGEGIGGPHVGVDMIWPMSIIMKALTSNNPEEIAACLKTLKQTHAGTGFMHETFHKNDPANFTRSWFAWANTLFGELLIKTEKEHPEILKREY, from the coding sequence ATGAACCACAGAATAAACCGCCTGCTCGTAAGCATATTGTTCGCATTAACCGTGATATCCCCTTTCGCTTCATTAGTCACAGCTCAGAATTTCCCGAAAGTAAGAGTGGATGCCGACAAGCGTAATTTTGTGAGTCCGGCTATCGAACGGAAAATTACACAGATACAATCGGTCATTAAAGATCCGGAGCTGGCGTGGATGTTTGGCAATTGCTTTCCCAATACACTCGACCGCACAGTGACTTTTACGCAAAAAAACGGTAAGCCGAATACCTTTGTTATCACCGGCGATATTTATGCCATGTGGCTCCGCGACTGTTCGGCACAGGTTTGGCCTTATATGCCTTACATGAAAGAAGATCCTTCACTGCAACAACTTATTGCCGGAGTGATTAATCGTCAGGCTGAATCAGTATTGATTGACCCCTATGCCAATGCGTTTAATATGAACAAAGAAGGCGGCATGTGGATGAGCGATAATACCCAAATGCGCCCCGAACTGCATGAGCGCAAATGGGAAGTAGACGGTCTGTGTTATGTTATCCGGTTGGGGTACCGTTACTGGAAACTGACCGGTGATACTTCCAGCTTTGACAGCCGCTGGCTGGATGCTATGAAGCTGATTGTAAAAACGTTTAAAGAACAGCAACGCAAAACCAATCAGGGTCCATACAGCTTTATGCGTCGGACTGAAAGGGCTATTGATACGCAGTTTGGCAACGGATTCGGCAATCCCGTTCGCCCTACGGGAATGATTTGCTCCGCCTTTCGTCCGTCCGACGATGCTACCATCTACGGCTACTTGGTTCCGTCCAACTGTTTCGCCGTAGTATCGCTCCGCCAGCTATCGGAAATGGTGAAAAGCATCAAACAAGATAAAGCTTTTGCCAATGAATGCACTGCTCTGGCTGCCGAAGTAGATGCAGCTATAAAGAAATACGCCATTGTAAATCACCCGAAATACGGAAAAATATATGCTTTCGAAGTGGATGGTTACGGCAACTACCTGATGATGGACGATGCCAATGTGCCTTCTTTACTATCGCTGCCTTATCTGGGTTATACGTCCATCAATGATCCTGTTTACAAAAACACCCGTAAGTTTGTATGGAGCAACGATAACCCTTATTTCTATAAAGGCAAAGCAGGAGAAGGCATAGGTGGACCACACGTCGGGGTGGATATGATCTGGCCTATGTCTATCATTATGAAAGCGCTAACTTCAAACAATCCTGAAGAAATAGCTGCCTGCCTTAAAACGCTGAAGCAGACTCATGCCGGTACCGGTTTCATGCACGAGACATTCCACAAAAACGATCCCGCCAATTTTACCCGCTCGTGGTTTGCCTGGGCCAATACTTTGTTTGGCGAATTGCTTATCAAAACAGAGAAAGAACATCCTGAGATTTTAAAGAGAGAATATTGA
- the cobO gene encoding cob(I)yrinic acid a,c-diamide adenosyltransferase, which produces MLKHKSNMKGYVHVYTGNGKGKTTASLGLAVRALGAGKKVYIGQFAKSKHYSELVTIDKLLTDITLKQYGMGCFIFDKPKEEDIQAAQQGLKDAIAAIESDKYDLIILDEANIAIHYSLFSAANLIEALNRRNERTEIVITGRYACQEIIDYADLVTEMKEVKHYYQQGVQARVGIEK; this is translated from the coding sequence TTGCTTAAACACAAGAGTAATATGAAGGGATACGTACATGTTTACACCGGAAACGGCAAAGGAAAAACTACTGCATCGCTCGGATTGGCGGTTAGAGCATTGGGAGCCGGAAAGAAAGTATATATCGGACAATTTGCCAAAAGCAAACATTATTCCGAATTAGTCACAATTGATAAGTTACTGACCGATATCACCCTCAAGCAGTACGGCATGGGGTGCTTCATTTTTGATAAACCTAAGGAAGAAGATATTCAGGCGGCTCAGCAAGGACTGAAAGATGCTATTGCTGCTATCGAATCCGATAAATATGATTTGATTATTCTGGATGAAGCTAATATCGCTATTCATTACAGTCTTTTTAGTGCAGCCAACCTGATAGAGGCATTAAACCGAAGAAATGAGCGAACTGAAATTGTAATTACAGGTCGATATGCATGTCAGGAAATCATTGATTATGCGGATTTAGTGACTGAAATGAAAGAAGTAAAACACTATTATCAACAAGGCGTACAAGCTCGTGTTGGTATTGAAAAATAG
- a CDS encoding TonB-dependent receptor plug domain-containing protein: protein MFKNFLFTFVIFLSVTTSAFSKVSGADSIHVQDLKEVTVNGQAIKNARASMPIQIITNKEMALLNANNVSDIAKYFSGVTIKDYGGIGGMKTVSLRGMGTQYTGVSYDGVMMSDIQSGQIDLGRFSLDNISEVSLTNGQPNDIFQSARLFSSGGILSLRTKLLDYNKDQSIAGKVVIKAGSFGLLNPSLFLTKNINEKWAFNLSADALTANGQYSFLQYYGSTDNLSEKLTRTNSDVKSLRTEMNWLYRIKEKESITFKTNFFGSERGLPGSVTFYNTYDSQQRLKDRTFFSQIHYENLISDRFQHQYFAKFNISDNHYSDRDPKYSITNGILKDHYLQKEYYLSSSFQYKLFEPMFLSLATDWFYNTLDINSNVNFKNFQYPTRHTGMANLATKYVTERLTLGANLLYTLTREQVQTGNASPNRDKLSPTANLSFKLLENKELRIRAFYKNIYRLPSFNDLYYQDMGNSNLRPENSNQYNIGFTYLDTEIPFLSEFAIMADGYYNRVTDKIIAIPRDMFHWSMTNRDKVNIKGIDISLKASVKVKNSDLLKLKSNYSYQNAKDATQGSDNFGEQIPYTPLHSGSGSLSYEHKKWEVGYNMIFSGIRWIGQTTDKTNKMDGYTIHSIFVSKNYKQWRINAEIIDLFNTQYEVVKFYPMPRRNFRITVAMNLGK, encoded by the coding sequence GTGTTTAAAAACTTTTTATTTACATTCGTTATATTTTTATCAGTAACTACTTCGGCTTTTTCAAAGGTTTCGGGAGCTGACTCTATTCACGTCCAAGATCTAAAAGAAGTTACGGTAAACGGTCAGGCTATTAAAAATGCAAGAGCCTCCATGCCCATTCAAATTATTACCAATAAAGAAATGGCATTGCTTAATGCCAATAACGTTTCAGATATTGCCAAATATTTTTCAGGCGTTACCATTAAAGATTACGGTGGCATAGGCGGAATGAAAACTGTTTCACTTCGTGGTATGGGAACTCAATACACAGGCGTCAGCTACGATGGCGTAATGATGAGTGACATTCAATCAGGACAAATTGATCTGGGTCGTTTCTCTCTCGATAATATCTCAGAAGTATCATTGACTAACGGTCAGCCTAATGACATATTCCAATCGGCACGTTTGTTTTCGTCGGGCGGTATTCTTAGCCTCAGAACAAAATTGCTGGATTATAATAAAGACCAATCAATTGCAGGAAAAGTAGTAATTAAAGCCGGTTCATTCGGATTACTAAATCCTAGTTTATTTCTGACAAAGAACATTAATGAAAAATGGGCATTTAATCTATCTGCAGATGCACTTACGGCCAATGGTCAATATAGTTTCTTACAATATTATGGTTCTACCGATAACCTTTCGGAAAAACTAACCCGAACAAATAGTGATGTAAAATCATTGCGCACTGAAATGAACTGGTTGTATCGGATCAAAGAAAAAGAGAGTATTACATTTAAAACTAATTTCTTCGGCTCAGAACGTGGATTGCCCGGTAGCGTTACATTTTACAATACCTATGACTCTCAGCAGCGCTTAAAAGACAGAACATTCTTTTCACAAATCCACTATGAAAACCTGATTTCGGACAGATTTCAACATCAATATTTCGCAAAGTTCAACATATCAGACAATCATTACTCTGACAGAGATCCTAAATATAGTATCACCAATGGAATTCTCAAAGATCATTATTTGCAAAAGGAATATTATCTATCATCCTCATTTCAATATAAGTTATTTGAACCAATGTTCTTATCGTTAGCAACAGATTGGTTTTATAATACTCTTGATATCAATTCAAATGTCAACTTCAAAAACTTTCAATATCCGACGCGCCATACGGGTATGGCTAACCTTGCAACCAAATATGTAACGGAAAGACTAACTTTGGGAGCGAACCTGCTTTACACTCTTACGCGTGAACAGGTACAAACTGGAAATGCCTCACCAAATAGAGACAAGCTATCACCAACAGCAAATTTGTCATTCAAATTACTTGAAAACAAAGAACTAAGGATAAGAGCTTTTTACAAAAATATTTACCGTCTTCCGTCATTCAACGATTTATATTATCAGGATATGGGAAATTCAAATCTGCGTCCTGAAAATTCAAATCAATATAATATCGGATTCACCTATCTGGACACAGAAATACCTTTTTTGTCGGAATTTGCTATCATGGCCGACGGATATTATAACCGGGTAACAGATAAAATCATTGCTATTCCGCGAGATATGTTTCATTGGAGTATGACAAATAGAGACAAAGTAAATATTAAAGGTATTGATATTAGCCTAAAAGCAAGTGTCAAAGTAAAAAACTCCGATCTCCTGAAACTGAAAAGCAACTATTCATACCAAAATGCTAAAGATGCTACTCAGGGGAGTGATAACTTTGGAGAACAAATTCCTTACACCCCCTTACATTCAGGCTCGGGCTCCCTATCTTACGAACATAAAAAATGGGAAGTTGGATACAACATGATATTTTCGGGTATAAGATGGATAGGACAAACAACAGACAAAACAAACAAAATGGATGGCTATACCATACACTCAATATTTGTATCAAAAAATTACAAACAATGGAGGATAAACGCTGAAATCATTGACTTATTCAACACTCAATATGAAGTCGTGAAATTTTACCCCATGCCACGCCGAAATTTCAGGATCACAGTAGCAATGAATTTAGGCAAATAA
- the hcp gene encoding hydroxylamine reductase: MNMFCFQCQEASKGTGCEIKGVCGKTPEVAALQDLLIYQLKGLSHYTQALRTLNIENEEANLFITDSLFMTITNANFDYERFVNRIRDGFKLRAQLKSTLQENKVELEKTDLLTWTAVTSAEMELIAKEVGVLATENEDVRSLRELVIYGLKGMAAYVEHANNLGYNDAEVHPFIQRALVATTNDAFLADELTALVLETGKYGVSVMALLDKANTTSFGNPEITKVNLGVRNNPGILISGHDLKDMEELLKQTEGTGVDVYTHSEMLPANYYPAFKKYSHFVGNYGGAWWSQVTDFETFNGVILFTTNCIVPPRSTATYTDRVYTTGSSGFPGFKHIEEGQNGQPKDFSALIAHAKECGAPTEIETGEIVGGFAHAQVFALADKVVDAVKSGAIRKFFVMAGCDGRMKGRSYYTEFAEQLPKDTVILTAGCAKYRYNKLPLGDIGGIPRVLDAGQCNDSYSLVMIALKLKEVFELNDINELPIAYNIAWYEQKAVIVLLALLYLGVKNIHLGPTLPAFLSPNVAKVLVENFGIAPIGSVDEDMKLFLPEVEVA; encoded by the coding sequence ATGAACATGTTTTGCTTTCAATGCCAGGAAGCATCCAAAGGTACCGGATGCGAGATTAAGGGAGTTTGTGGAAAAACACCCGAAGTAGCTGCTTTGCAGGATTTACTGATTTATCAACTAAAAGGATTGTCTCATTATACTCAGGCTCTGCGTACGTTGAACATAGAGAACGAGGAAGCCAATCTTTTTATCACCGACAGTCTGTTTATGACTATCACCAATGCTAATTTCGATTACGAACGTTTTGTGAATCGCATTCGCGATGGGTTTAAACTCCGTGCTCAACTGAAATCTACTCTACAGGAGAATAAGGTAGAGCTCGAAAAAACCGACTTGCTTACCTGGACGGCTGTTACGTCTGCCGAAATGGAGCTTATAGCCAAAGAAGTAGGAGTGTTGGCTACCGAAAATGAAGATGTTCGCTCACTTCGCGAACTGGTTATCTATGGTTTGAAAGGGATGGCGGCTTATGTTGAGCATGCTAACAACCTGGGGTACAATGATGCCGAAGTACATCCGTTTATTCAGCGTGCGCTTGTGGCTACTACCAACGATGCTTTCTTGGCTGATGAGCTAACTGCTTTGGTACTCGAAACGGGTAAATATGGCGTGAGCGTCATGGCGTTGCTTGATAAAGCCAATACCACTTCGTTTGGTAATCCGGAAATCACGAAGGTAAACCTTGGGGTTCGTAACAATCCGGGTATTCTTATCAGTGGTCACGACCTGAAAGATATGGAAGAGTTGTTGAAACAAACCGAAGGAACGGGTGTTGACGTATACACTCACAGCGAAATGCTTCCGGCTAATTATTATCCGGCATTCAAAAAGTATAGCCACTTTGTAGGTAACTACGGCGGTGCATGGTGGAGTCAGGTAACTGATTTTGAAACTTTCAACGGTGTGATTCTCTTTACCACCAACTGCATTGTTCCACCAAGAAGCACAGCTACCTATACCGACAGGGTGTATACTACAGGTTCGTCAGGCTTTCCCGGCTTCAAGCATATTGAAGAAGGACAAAATGGTCAACCTAAAGACTTTTCAGCACTGATTGCCCATGCTAAAGAGTGTGGAGCTCCGACAGAAATAGAAACAGGCGAAATAGTTGGTGGATTTGCTCATGCGCAGGTATTTGCCCTGGCCGATAAAGTGGTTGATGCCGTAAAATCGGGAGCGATTCGTAAATTCTTTGTTATGGCAGGTTGTGATGGTCGGATGAAAGGTCGTAGTTATTATACCGAATTTGCCGAACAATTGCCGAAAGACACCGTGATTCTAACCGCAGGTTGTGCTAAGTATCGTTACAACAAATTGCCGTTGGGTGATATAGGTGGCATTCCACGGGTACTCGATGCCGGACAGTGCAACGATAGTTACTCGTTGGTAATGATTGCTTTGAAGCTCAAAGAAGTTTTTGAACTTAATGATATCAACGAGCTGCCAATAGCTTATAATATTGCCTGGTACGAGCAAAAGGCAGTAATTGTATTACTCGCTTTACTTTATCTGGGAGTGAAGAACATTCACCTCGGTCCAACATTACCGGCTTTCCTGTCGCCTAATGTAGCTAAAGTACTTGTTGAAAACTTTGGAATCGCACCGATCGGAAGCGTGGACGAAGACATGAAGTTGTTCTTGCCCGAAGTAGAAGTGGCATAA